In Nocardia yunnanensis, one DNA window encodes the following:
- a CDS encoding PDR/VanB family oxidoreductase yields MDVYKRVFVSGAAAPLLSPSNPVRRSGFELNAVVETMERPTADVVAVTMRAADGRALPSWRPGAHLDVFLPSGRQRQYSLCGDPRDRSRYRIAVRLIPDGAGGSREVHESLWVGDRLRIRGPRNAFTLVDAPSYVFLAGGIGITPILPMVRAVGSRGRLVYAGRSRESMPFLDEVPDAEIRPDDEFGAPDVAAIIARAEPGAAVYVCGPPAMLAAAQRCRFTLDPTGSLHTERFSAAPVIDGRSFDITLARSGRTVRVGAEETALAAVRRLLPDVNHSCRQGFCGTCKVAVRAGAVDHRDRLLTAAERENAMLLCVSRAAGDALVLDL; encoded by the coding sequence ATGGACGTCTACAAGCGGGTGTTCGTATCCGGGGCGGCCGCACCGCTGCTGTCGCCGTCGAATCCGGTGCGGCGCAGCGGATTCGAGCTGAATGCGGTGGTGGAGACGATGGAACGGCCAACGGCCGATGTGGTCGCGGTGACGATGCGGGCGGCGGACGGCCGGGCATTGCCCTCGTGGCGGCCGGGTGCTCATTTGGATGTGTTTCTGCCATCGGGGCGGCAGCGGCAGTACTCGCTGTGCGGTGACCCGCGGGATCGGTCGCGATACCGGATCGCGGTGCGGTTGATTCCGGACGGCGCGGGCGGGTCGCGCGAGGTGCACGAGTCGCTGTGGGTCGGTGACCGATTGCGAATTCGGGGGCCGCGCAATGCTTTCACGCTGGTGGACGCGCCGTCGTATGTATTCCTGGCGGGCGGGATCGGGATCACGCCGATCCTGCCGATGGTGCGGGCCGTCGGCTCGCGGGGGCGGTTGGTGTACGCGGGACGGTCGCGGGAGTCCATGCCGTTCCTGGACGAGGTGCCGGACGCGGAGATTCGGCCCGACGACGAGTTCGGGGCTCCGGACGTGGCGGCCATCATCGCGCGGGCGGAACCGGGGGCCGCCGTGTACGTGTGCGGGCCGCCCGCCATGCTCGCGGCCGCGCAGCGATGCCGATTCACACTGGATCCCACGGGATCGCTGCACACGGAACGGTTTTCGGCGGCGCCGGTCATCGACGGTCGGTCCTTCGACATCACCCTGGCACGGAGCGGCAGGACGGTGCGGGTCGGCGCGGAGGAGACGGCGCTGGCGGCCGTGCGGCGGCTGCTGCCGGACGTGAATCACTCGTGCCGTCAGGGCTTCTGCGGTACGTGCAAGGTCGCGGTGCGGGCCGGGGCGGTGGACCACCGCGACCGGCTGCTCACCGCTGCCGAGCGGGAGAACGCCATGTTGCTGTGTGTATCGCGTGCGGCGGGCGATGCGCTCGTGCTGGATCTGTGA
- a CDS encoding flavin-containing monooxygenase has product MPEHASELSEHRRIVIVGAGFGGIGLAVKLRAAGFEDLVILERAAELGGTWQANTYPGCACDVPSQLYSYSFAPNPDWSRTYGRQPEILAYLRRVATEYDVVRHIRFETELLDARWDDRHTVWRVQTSRGALTADVLISAAGIFAEPKYPTLPGLERFAGTTFHSLHWDHQHDLTGERVAVIGTGASAVQFVPEIQPIVERLLLFQRSAPWIVPRMDRPTLGLERLLLRRIPLAQRAIRGGWYAAIEGFGLISLVDKRFRHPYEALGRLQLLRQVRDPALRATLTPDYIIGCKRAIFSDAYLPALDRPNVEVVTEAIAEVRAHSIVLRDGTEHPVDTIVFGTGFTSIPSAYHRYIGRHGRSIADLYDREPQSYLGAAVAGFPNFFCTLGPFGAAGNQSAVYMIESQIAYIVDALKTMRDNGIGRIELRPEVQDDFLDEMERRSADSVWLTGGCQSYYTTADGRNAGLYPNWSFEYRWRTRRFDVESYDLTPQTVKLKEVSR; this is encoded by the coding sequence GTGCCCGAACATGCTTCGGAATTATCGGAACACCGCCGCATCGTGATCGTGGGAGCCGGATTCGGTGGCATCGGGTTGGCGGTGAAGCTGCGTGCGGCCGGGTTCGAGGACCTGGTGATCCTCGAGCGGGCGGCGGAGCTGGGCGGCACCTGGCAGGCCAATACCTATCCCGGGTGCGCGTGCGATGTGCCGTCGCAGCTGTACAGCTACTCGTTCGCGCCGAATCCGGACTGGTCGCGGACCTACGGGCGGCAGCCGGAGATTCTGGCGTATCTGCGCCGGGTGGCCACCGAATACGATGTGGTGCGGCACATTCGGTTCGAGACGGAGCTGCTGGACGCGCGCTGGGACGACCGGCATACGGTGTGGCGGGTCCAGACCAGCCGGGGCGCGCTCACCGCGGATGTCCTCATCTCGGCGGCGGGGATCTTCGCCGAGCCCAAGTATCCGACCCTGCCGGGACTGGAGCGGTTCGCGGGGACGACCTTCCACTCGCTGCACTGGGATCACCAGCACGACCTCACCGGCGAGCGGGTGGCGGTGATCGGCACCGGCGCGTCCGCGGTGCAGTTCGTGCCCGAGATCCAGCCGATCGTCGAGAGGCTGCTGTTGTTCCAGCGGTCCGCGCCCTGGATCGTGCCGCGCATGGATCGACCGACGCTCGGCCTGGAGCGGCTGCTGTTGCGGCGGATTCCCCTGGCACAGCGCGCGATTCGGGGCGGCTGGTATGCGGCGATCGAGGGTTTCGGCCTGATTTCCCTGGTGGACAAGCGCTTCCGGCATCCCTATGAGGCGCTTGGACGGCTCCAGCTGCTGCGCCAGGTGCGTGATCCCGCGCTACGCGCCACCTTGACGCCCGACTACATCATCGGCTGCAAGCGCGCCATCTTCTCCGACGCCTATCTGCCCGCCCTGGATCGCCCGAATGTCGAGGTCGTCACCGAGGCCATCGCCGAGGTGCGCGCGCATTCGATCGTGTTGCGCGACGGCACCGAGCATCCGGTCGACACCATTGTCTTCGGCACCGGATTCACCTCCATCCCCTCGGCCTACCACCGCTACATCGGCCGGCACGGGCGCTCCATCGCCGACCTGTACGACCGGGAGCCACAGAGCTATCTGGGGGCGGCGGTCGCCGGATTCCCCAATTTCTTCTGCACCCTGGGGCCGTTCGGCGCGGCCGGGAACCAGTCCGCCGTCTACATGATCGAATCGCAGATCGCGTACATCGTGGATGCGCTGAAGACCATGCGCGACAACGGCATCGGGCGCATCGAACTGCGCCCCGAGGTGCAGGACGACTTCCTCGACGAGATGGAGCGGCGCAGCGCCGACAGCGTCTGGCTGACCGGCGGCTGCCAGAGCTACTACACCACCGCCGACGGCCGCAATGCCGGGCTCTACCCGAACTGGAGCTTCGAATACCGCTGGCGCACCCGGCGTTTCGACGTCGAGTCCTACGACCTGACACCGCAGACCGTGAAGCTGAAAGAAGTGAGCCGCTGA
- a CDS encoding short-chain dehydrogenase/reductase has protein sequence MSTPRCLPGPGPFTASGRVALITGAGQGIGRELAAILYRRGASVALVDIDAAAVTAAATALGERALPVIADVTDRAAMAEAIGQVAGYFGHLDIVVANAGVVPTPATLRTLAPAEFDRVLGINLTGVFNTVHPALDHIITARGHVAVVSSCAAFAPGMGGAPYMISKAAVEQLGRALRVELAAHGASAGVAYFGIVETEMTRATLDRDELGRRIEALLPWPLNTRITAAQAARTLADAIEHRAAQSISPRAWTPYALLRGVVNTVLDAGLARDPRVRALLREVERRSLENRSSTASIPMDKGRVRAHY, from the coding sequence ATGTCCACGCCACGCTGCCTCCCCGGGCCCGGGCCCTTCACCGCGTCCGGGCGGGTCGCGCTCATCACCGGTGCGGGACAGGGCATCGGGCGCGAACTCGCCGCGATCCTGTACCGGCGCGGCGCCTCGGTCGCCCTGGTCGACATCGACGCCGCGGCCGTCACCGCGGCGGCCACCGCGCTGGGTGAGCGCGCGCTGCCGGTGATCGCGGACGTGACCGACCGCGCCGCCATGGCCGAGGCTATCGGTCAGGTGGCCGGCTACTTCGGGCATCTGGACATCGTGGTGGCCAACGCCGGCGTGGTGCCGACCCCGGCGACGCTGCGCACCCTCGCGCCCGCCGAATTCGATCGCGTCCTCGGCATCAACCTGACCGGCGTGTTCAATACCGTGCACCCGGCGCTCGACCACATCATCACCGCGCGTGGGCATGTCGCGGTCGTGTCCTCGTGCGCGGCGTTCGCGCCCGGCATGGGCGGCGCGCCGTACATGATCAGCAAGGCGGCGGTGGAGCAGCTGGGCCGGGCGTTGCGGGTGGAACTGGCCGCCCACGGAGCGTCGGCAGGCGTCGCGTATTTCGGCATCGTCGAGACGGAGATGACGCGGGCCACGCTCGACCGGGACGAGCTCGGCCGCCGCATCGAGGCGCTGCTGCCGTGGCCGTTGAACACCCGCATCACCGCCGCGCAGGCCGCGCGCACGCTCGCCGACGCCATCGAACACCGTGCCGCGCAATCGATCTCGCCGCGGGCGTGGACGCCCTACGCGCTGCTGCGGGGCGTGGTCAACACGGTGCTCGACGCCGGTCTGGCCCGGGATCCGCGGGTGCGCGCGCTGCTGCGGGAGGTCGAGCGCCGCAGTCTCGAAAACCGGTCCTCAACAGCGTCTATACCCATGGACAAGGGGCGAGTTCGAGCGCATTATTGA
- a CDS encoding GNAT family N-acetyltransferase yields MPLLTPPTVTLHAAWLEAHDEWGPGLHEDGFGLHASDDVDSPTGFATWVATLTAAPTTTNPCTYYWITDGPRVLGGIALRHHPTEYGHIGYGIRPTARRQGIATWALAAILPHARALGLPHVLLVCEPHNLPSIRTIERNGGIPDPTTPPDLRRYRINLRPRSSATLPHP; encoded by the coding sequence GTGCCACTCCTCACGCCCCCGACCGTCACCCTCCACGCGGCCTGGCTGGAGGCCCACGACGAATGGGGCCCCGGCCTCCACGAGGATGGCTTCGGCCTACACGCCTCCGACGACGTCGACTCCCCCACCGGCTTCGCCACCTGGGTCGCCACCCTCACCGCGGCCCCCACCACCACCAACCCCTGCACCTACTACTGGATCACCGACGGCCCCCGAGTCCTCGGCGGCATAGCCCTACGCCATCACCCCACCGAATACGGCCACATCGGCTACGGCATCCGCCCCACCGCCCGCCGCCAAGGCATCGCCACCTGGGCCCTCGCAGCAATCCTCCCCCACGCCCGCGCCCTCGGACTCCCACACGTCCTCCTGGTCTGCGAACCCCACAATCTCCCCTCGATCCGCACCATAGAACGCAACGGCGGCATACCAGACCCCACCACCCCACCCGACCTCCGCCGCTACCGCATAAACCTGCGCCCCCGCAGCTCAGCCACTCTCCCTCACCCCTGA
- a CDS encoding MBL fold metallo-hydrolase, translating to MRIHHLNCGTMGFGLVDHCLLVETRDALVLVDTGFGLDAVRQPAKMVGASRFALGAKLHEAETAVYQIQALGYDPRDVRHIVLTHLDLDHSGGLSDFPEATVHVHGPEFRAATAKSTVSEKLRYRAAQWSHGPKWMVNEVDGGEDWFGFTAVRDLPGLPPEIVVIPLAGHTRGHAGVAIDHGNGWLLHAGDAFFPESSIDPEQPQTPFWWKVYETGSILGEAYRANQRRLRELKKKHGREVTIINSHDAGILARSLGR from the coding sequence ATGCGGATTCACCACCTGAACTGCGGCACCATGGGATTCGGCCTGGTCGACCACTGTCTGCTCGTCGAGACGCGCGACGCACTCGTACTCGTCGACACCGGGTTCGGGCTCGACGCCGTACGACAGCCGGCGAAGATGGTGGGCGCGTCCCGGTTCGCGCTGGGCGCGAAGCTGCACGAGGCCGAGACGGCCGTGTATCAGATTCAGGCGCTCGGCTACGACCCGCGCGATGTCCGCCACATCGTCCTGACCCACCTCGACCTCGACCATTCCGGTGGACTCTCGGATTTCCCCGAGGCCACCGTGCACGTGCACGGACCCGAATTCCGGGCGGCCACCGCCAAATCCACGGTGTCGGAGAAGCTGCGGTATCGCGCGGCGCAGTGGTCGCACGGGCCGAAGTGGATGGTCAACGAGGTCGACGGCGGGGAGGACTGGTTCGGATTCACCGCGGTGCGGGATCTGCCCGGGCTACCGCCGGAGATCGTGGTGATTCCGCTGGCCGGGCACACCCGCGGGCACGCCGGGGTGGCGATCGATCACGGCAATGGGTGGCTGTTGCACGCGGGAGACGCGTTCTTCCCGGAGTCGAGCATCGACCCGGAGCAGCCGCAGACGCCGTTCTGGTGGAAGGTGTACGAGACCGGATCGATTCTGGGCGAAGCGTATCGGGCCAACCAGCGGCGGCTGCGGGAGCTGAAGAAGAAGCACGGGCGCGAGGTGACGATCATCAACTCGCACGACGCGGGCATCCTGGCGCGTAGTCTCGGCCGATGA
- a CDS encoding hydrogen peroxide-inducible genes activator — protein MTDQSYQPTLSQLRAFVAIAEYRHFGTAATRLSVSQPTLSQALASLENGLGLQLIERSTRRVLVTADGKRLLPQAIATLEAADRFVASAAGQGLGGPLRLGIIPTVAPYVLPTLLPELRRRMPSLAPHIIEDQTARLLTGLRSGVLDVALLALPSGAAGLIEIPLYTEEFVLVLPRGHRLAGRSDLKIADLEALPLLLLDEGHCLRDQTLELCRTGAAHPGAVGDTRAASLATVVQCVAGGLGVTLIPAMAVGAETARGTLDIATFAAPAPGRTVGLAFRSSTARGEDYDVLAEVVRECRPA, from the coding sequence GTGACTGATCAGTCTTATCAGCCCACCCTGTCACAGCTGCGTGCGTTCGTGGCCATCGCGGAATACCGGCACTTCGGCACCGCGGCGACCCGGCTGAGCGTGAGCCAACCCACGCTATCGCAGGCGCTGGCATCACTGGAAAACGGACTGGGGCTCCAGTTGATCGAGCGCAGCACGCGGCGGGTGCTGGTCACCGCCGACGGTAAACGGCTACTGCCGCAAGCCATTGCCACCCTCGAGGCCGCCGACCGATTTGTCGCCTCCGCGGCCGGGCAGGGACTCGGCGGGCCGCTGCGCCTGGGCATCATCCCGACCGTCGCCCCCTACGTCCTGCCCACCCTGCTGCCCGAATTACGCAGGCGAATGCCCAGTTTGGCGCCGCACATCATCGAGGACCAGACCGCGCGGCTGCTCACCGGCCTGCGCTCGGGCGTGCTGGACGTGGCACTGCTGGCCTTGCCGAGCGGCGCCGCCGGGCTGATCGAGATACCGCTGTACACCGAGGAGTTCGTGCTGGTGCTGCCGCGCGGCCACCGGCTGGCCGGACGCTCGGATCTGAAAATCGCCGATCTCGAGGCGCTTCCGCTGTTGCTGCTCGACGAAGGGCACTGCCTGCGCGATCAGACCCTCGAACTGTGCCGCACCGGTGCGGCGCATCCGGGCGCGGTCGGCGACACCAGGGCCGCCTCGCTGGCCACCGTGGTGCAATGCGTGGCAGGGGGTCTCGGGGTCACCCTGATTCCGGCCATGGCGGTCGGGGCGGAAACCGCGCGCGGCACTTTGGACATCGCCACCTTCGCCGCGCCCGCGCCGGGCCGCACGGTCGGGCTGGCGTTCCGCTCGTCCACCGCGCGCGGGGAGGACTACGACGTGCTGGCGGAGGTCGTTCGCGAGTGCCGTCCGGCGTGA
- a CDS encoding peroxiredoxin, whose protein sequence is MALLTIGDQFPAYNLTAVIGGDLSKVNAQQPDDYFTQISSDDYVGKWRIVFFWPKDFTFVCPTEIAAFGKLNDEFADRDAQVLGASVDNEFVHFQWRAQHEDLKTLPFPMLSDLKRELSAATGVLNADGVADRATFIIDPNNEIQFVSVTAGSVGRNVDEVLRVLDALQSDELCACNWKKGDPTIQAGELMSASV, encoded by the coding sequence ATGGCCCTGCTGACCATCGGCGACCAGTTCCCCGCCTACAACCTGACGGCAGTCATCGGCGGTGATCTCTCGAAGGTGAACGCTCAGCAGCCCGACGACTACTTCACCCAGATCTCGAGCGACGACTACGTGGGCAAGTGGCGCATCGTGTTCTTCTGGCCCAAGGACTTCACCTTCGTGTGCCCCACCGAGATCGCCGCCTTCGGCAAGCTGAACGACGAGTTCGCCGACCGCGACGCGCAGGTGCTGGGCGCCTCGGTCGACAACGAGTTCGTGCACTTCCAGTGGCGCGCCCAGCACGAGGACCTCAAGACCCTGCCCTTCCCCATGCTGAGCGACCTCAAGCGCGAATTGTCCGCCGCCACCGGCGTTCTCAACGCCGACGGCGTCGCCGATCGCGCCACCTTCATCATCGATCCGAACAACGAGATCCAGTTCGTGTCGGTCACCGCGGGTTCGGTGGGGCGCAATGTGGACGAGGTGCTGCGCGTGCTCGACGCCCTGCAGTCCGACGAGTTGTGCGCGTGCAACTGGAAGAAGGGCGACCCGACCATTCAGGCCGGCGAGCTCATGAGCGCCTCGGTCTAG
- a CDS encoding carboxymuconolactone decarboxylase family protein: MTIENLKNSLPEYAKDLKLNLSSLARTTVLTEQQLWGTLLATAAATRSATTLREIAEEAADVLSAQAYDAALGAASIMGMNNVFYRGKAFLEGRYDDLRAGLRMQIIGNPGVDKADFELWSFAVSSINGCGHCLEAHERTLREAGVSREVIFEALRAAAIVAGVGQAVVTTEALAPAGV, encoded by the coding sequence GTGACCATCGAAAATCTGAAGAACTCGCTACCCGAGTACGCCAAGGATCTCAAGCTCAACCTCTCCTCGCTGGCGCGCACCACCGTGCTCACCGAGCAGCAGCTGTGGGGCACCCTGCTGGCCACGGCGGCGGCCACCCGCTCGGCCACCACGCTGCGCGAGATCGCCGAGGAGGCCGCCGATGTCCTGTCGGCGCAGGCGTACGACGCCGCCCTGGGCGCGGCGTCGATCATGGGCATGAACAATGTGTTCTACCGCGGCAAGGCTTTCCTGGAGGGCCGCTACGACGATCTGCGCGCGGGCCTGCGCATGCAGATCATCGGCAATCCGGGTGTGGACAAGGCCGATTTCGAGCTGTGGTCGTTCGCGGTGTCCTCGATCAACGGCTGCGGGCACTGCCTGGAGGCGCACGAGCGCACGCTGCGTGAGGCGGGCGTATCGCGCGAGGTGATCTTCGAGGCGTTGCGGGCGGCCGCGATCGTGGCGGGCGTCGGCCAGGCCGTGGTCACGACCGAGGCGCTGGCCCCGGCGGGCGTCTGA
- a CDS encoding PhzF family phenazine biosynthesis protein gives MTVPESDGAQIEVVRVFTDQAGRFGNPLGIVRHAAVAGVDHQALAARVGYSETVVVDDPADGRVRMRIYTPAVELPFAGHPSVGTAWWLSDQRQPVHIIDVPAGPVEVTSTDGITWARARAEWTPDFEFHEFEDAAEIATLDPGDFPEGKHYCWGWTNEPRGAIRSRMFAPAMGVAEDEATGAAAVRLTALLTRGLKITQGEGSQIFTEWDSDGWARVGGRVVADHPIVV, from the coding sequence ATGACCGTTCCGGAAAGCGATGGCGCCCAGATCGAAGTGGTGCGTGTGTTCACCGACCAGGCCGGACGCTTCGGCAACCCGCTCGGCATCGTGCGGCACGCAGCCGTCGCGGGCGTCGACCACCAGGCGCTGGCGGCGCGGGTCGGCTACAGCGAGACCGTGGTGGTGGACGACCCGGCCGACGGGCGGGTGAGGATGCGCATCTACACCCCGGCCGTGGAACTGCCCTTCGCGGGCCATCCCAGCGTCGGCACCGCGTGGTGGCTCAGCGATCAGCGGCAGCCGGTGCACATCATCGACGTGCCCGCCGGTCCCGTCGAGGTCACCAGCACCGACGGCATCACCTGGGCCCGGGCCCGCGCCGAATGGACGCCCGATTTCGAATTCCACGAGTTCGAGGACGCGGCCGAGATCGCCACCCTCGACCCCGGCGACTTCCCCGAGGGCAAGCACTACTGCTGGGGCTGGACCAACGAGCCACGCGGCGCGATCCGCTCCCGAATGTTCGCTCCCGCCATGGGCGTCGCCGAAGACGAGGCCACCGGCGCGGCAGCCGTGCGGCTCACCGCCCTGCTCACCCGCGGCTTGAAGATCACCCAGGGCGAGGGCTCCCAGATCTTCACCGAATGGGACTCCGACGGCTGGGCGCGCGTCGGCGGCCGCGTGGTCGCCGACCATCCGATCGTCGTCTAG
- a CDS encoding VOC family protein: protein MVEFESYRANLEVADLTPTVDFLCKILDFALEVHEPEMGLALVRRDGIGLAVVRTSHPAVNETTAGYIGVTDVDALHAHCLAQGVDIVTGLTEHPWGLRDFVIRIPGGHRLAFGQRSANTGG from the coding sequence ATGGTCGAATTCGAGAGCTACCGGGCCAACCTCGAGGTGGCCGATCTGACCCCCACCGTCGACTTCCTGTGCAAGATCCTCGACTTCGCGCTCGAGGTGCACGAACCCGAGATGGGCTTGGCGCTGGTGCGCCGCGACGGCATCGGGCTCGCCGTCGTCCGCACCTCCCATCCCGCCGTCAACGAGACGACCGCCGGATATATCGGCGTGACCGACGTGGACGCACTGCACGCGCACTGCCTGGCGCAGGGCGTGGATATCGTCACCGGCCTGACCGAACACCCTTGGGGGCTGCGCGATTTCGTGATCCGCATCCCCGGCGGCCACCGCCTGGCCTTCGGTCAGCGCAGTGCGAACACCGGCGGCTAG
- a CDS encoding MFS transporter produces MDSTVISAAPPARSERAGRREWIGLAVLALACLVYAMDLTVLHLAVPQISATLHPTSSELLWIIDVYGFMLAGLLITMGTLGDRIGRRRLLLIGGALFGAVSIVAAFSPTAEFLIACRALLGVAGATIAPSTLSLIFNMFRDPRQRSLAVGTWVSAFSAGGVVGPLLGGVLLEHFWWGSVFLLAVPVMALLLVLGPKVLPEFRDPDAGRLDLTSAALSVVTMISLVLAMKKVAQDGVGTLPLVAVLIGLAAGALFVRRQLTRPDPMLDLSLFRLGAFRTSLGINVIAIFVAFGYFLFVAQYFQLVLDMSPLRAGIAMAPSSVGFIIGSQAAPHIVRVLRPAYLIGAGMVLAAVGLALLTQLSVTGGPALAVTASLLIALGLAPVFGITTELIVGSAPPEQAGAASGVSETGAELGGALGISILGSIGLAIYRSDLADSLPSDLPHTTAIRDTLGEAVQTATTLPDNLQSAVLSAARTAFIHGVHITAAVATLGALLIGILAVAHLRHVPPGELSGGHGHD; encoded by the coding sequence GTGGACTCCACCGTCATCTCCGCGGCCCCGCCCGCACGGTCCGAGCGGGCCGGGCGGCGCGAATGGATCGGGCTGGCGGTACTGGCGCTGGCCTGCCTGGTCTACGCGATGGATCTGACCGTGCTGCATCTGGCCGTGCCGCAGATCAGCGCGACCCTGCATCCGACCAGTTCGGAACTGTTGTGGATCATCGACGTCTACGGGTTCATGCTGGCCGGGCTGCTCATCACCATGGGCACTCTCGGCGACCGCATCGGGCGGCGGCGGTTGCTGCTGATCGGCGGGGCCCTGTTCGGTGCGGTGTCGATCGTGGCGGCCTTCTCCCCCACCGCCGAATTCCTGATCGCGTGCCGGGCGCTGCTGGGCGTCGCGGGCGCCACCATCGCGCCCTCCACCCTCTCGTTGATCTTCAACATGTTTCGCGATCCGCGCCAGCGTTCGCTGGCCGTGGGCACCTGGGTGAGCGCGTTCTCCGCCGGCGGCGTGGTGGGTCCGCTGCTGGGCGGCGTACTGCTGGAACACTTCTGGTGGGGTTCGGTGTTCCTGCTGGCCGTGCCGGTGATGGCGCTGCTGCTGGTGCTCGGTCCGAAGGTGCTGCCGGAGTTCCGTGATCCGGACGCCGGGCGGCTCGATCTGACCAGTGCCGCACTGAGTGTCGTCACCATGATTTCCCTGGTGCTGGCCATGAAGAAGGTCGCCCAGGACGGCGTCGGAACGCTACCGCTGGTGGCCGTGCTCATCGGTCTCGCGGCCGGCGCCCTGTTCGTGCGCCGTCAGCTCACCCGGCCCGACCCCATGCTGGATCTGAGCCTGTTCCGGCTCGGCGCGTTCCGAACCTCGCTGGGCATCAACGTGATCGCCATCTTCGTGGCATTCGGCTACTTCCTGTTCGTGGCCCAGTACTTCCAACTGGTGCTGGACATGTCACCGCTGCGCGCCGGCATCGCCATGGCCCCGTCGAGCGTCGGTTTCATCATCGGCTCGCAAGCGGCCCCGCACATCGTGCGCGTCCTCCGCCCCGCCTACCTCATCGGCGCCGGAATGGTCCTGGCCGCAGTAGGTCTGGCCCTGCTGACCCAACTCTCGGTGACCGGCGGCCCCGCCCTCGCCGTCACCGCCTCCCTGCTCATCGCTCTCGGCCTGGCCCCCGTCTTCGGCATCACCACCGAACTCATCGTCGGCTCGGCCCCACCCGAACAGGCGGGCGCCGCCTCCGGCGTCTCCGAAACCGGCGCCGAACTAGGCGGCGCCCTGGGCATCTCGATCCTCGGCAGCATCGGCCTGGCCATCTACCGCAGCGACCTCGCCGACTCACTCCCGAGCGACCTCCCGCACACCACCGCGATCCGCGACACCCTAGGCGAAGCCGTCCAAACCGCCACTACTCTCCCCGACAACCTGCAATCCGCCGTCCTGTCCGCCGCCCGAACAGCTTTCATCCACGGCGTCCACATCACCGCCGCCGTCGCAACCCTCGGCGCCCTCCTCATCGGCATCCTCGCCGTAGCCCACCTACGCCACGTGCCCCCCGGAGAACTCTCCGGAGGGCACGGACACGACTAG
- a CDS encoding aspartate aminotransferase family protein, producing MGSLWHGFADMGAVERDGAFVLARGEGAYVWDEDGTRYLDATGGLWFANVGHGRREIADAVAAQLTRVAHYSNFGDLAAPVTRELAERLAALAPVPGSKIFFTSGGSDGVDTAAKLARRYWQEMGRPEKTILVGRQKAYHGMHVGGTSLAGIPVNGEGYTGVFMPDTRTIEWDQAKALTALIEEIGAERIAAFFAEPIIGAGGVYLPPEGYLAEVRQICRDNDILFVADEVVTGFGRIGGSWFASSRFGLEPDLMTTAKGLTSGYVPMGAVFIAPHIAEPFFAGGVWWRHGYTYGGHAGAAAAAMANLDIFERENLLDASKNLESLLHQYFSPLAEHPRVAEVRSGLGAVAAVQLADPAEALPFVKTLRTHGISTRAAGQGALQISPSFVMTEPQVADMAARFTKALG from the coding sequence ATGGGTTCGCTGTGGCATGGCTTCGCCGATATGGGCGCGGTCGAACGGGACGGGGCGTTCGTGCTGGCGCGGGGCGAGGGCGCCTACGTCTGGGACGAGGACGGCACCCGGTATCTCGACGCGACCGGCGGCCTGTGGTTCGCCAATGTCGGCCACGGGCGCCGCGAGATCGCCGATGCGGTCGCCGCCCAGCTGACCCGGGTCGCGCACTACTCCAACTTCGGTGACCTGGCCGCGCCGGTGACCCGCGAGCTGGCCGAACGGCTCGCCGCGCTGGCGCCGGTGCCGGGCAGCAAGATCTTCTTCACCTCGGGCGGCTCCGACGGCGTCGACACCGCCGCCAAGCTGGCGCGACGCTACTGGCAGGAAATGGGCCGGCCCGAGAAGACGATTCTGGTCGGGCGCCAGAAGGCGTACCACGGTATGCACGTCGGCGGCACCTCCCTGGCCGGCATCCCGGTCAACGGCGAGGGCTACACCGGGGTGTTCATGCCCGACACCCGCACCATCGAATGGGACCAGGCCAAGGCGCTGACCGCGCTCATCGAGGAGATCGGCGCGGAGCGGATCGCGGCCTTCTTCGCCGAACCCATCATCGGCGCGGGCGGTGTCTACCTGCCGCCGGAAGGCTATCTCGCCGAGGTCCGCCAGATCTGCCGCGACAACGACATCCTGTTCGTCGCCGACGAGGTCGTCACCGGTTTCGGCCGCATCGGCGGCTCCTGGTTCGCCTCTTCCCGTTTCGGTCTCGAACCCGACTTGATGACCACCGCCAAGGGCCTCACCTCCGGATACGTCCCCATGGGCGCGGTCTTCATCGCCCCCCACATCGCCGAACCGTTCTTCGCCGGCGGCGTCTGGTGGCGGCACGGCTACACCTACGGCGGCCACGCCGGCGCGGCCGCCGCCGCCATGGCCAACCTCGACATCTTCGAGCGCGAAAACCTCCTCGACGCCAGCAAGAACCTGGAATCCCTGCTGCACCAATACTTCTCGCCCCTGGCCGAACACCCCCGCGTCGCCGAAGTCCGCAGCGGCCTCGGCGCGGTAGCCGCCGTCCAACTGGCCGACCCCGCCGAAGCCCTCCCCTTCGTCAAAACCCTCCGCACCCACGGCATCTCGACCCGAGCCGCCGGCCAGGGCGCCCTCCAGATCTCCCCCTCCTTCGTGATGACCGAACCCCAAGTCGCCGACATGGCCGCCCGCTTCACCAAGGCCCTGGGCTGA